From a single Drosophila sulfurigaster albostrigata strain 15112-1811.04 chromosome 3, ASM2355843v2, whole genome shotgun sequence genomic region:
- the LOC133843625 gene encoding uncharacterized protein LOC133843625 yields MFLARFFQRTQAFNPNYALCSNRCYSESKSSLPNVLFLGGGLGKLQGGIKEEEYFSSINQGLMCNIRKHIESSKNADYMRKWEEYQRTLDHDALYNTTCLNKYKDVHEEAFFLNENTECLKIMMNRAKIHDNTGDDA; encoded by the exons atgttTCTAGCTCGTTTTTTTCAGCGTACACAAGCTTTTAATCCAAATTACGC ACTATGCTCCAATAGATGCTACTCGGAGTCAAAGAGTAGCTTACCTAATGTCCTATTTTTGGGAGGAGGATTGGGAAAATTGCAAGGCGGcataaaagaagaagaatattttAGCTCAATAAATCAGGGACTTATGTGCAATATACGCAAGCATATTGAAAGCTCAAAGAATGCCGACTACATGCGCAAATGGGAGGAATACCAGAGGACTCTGGATCATGATGCCCTCTACAATACTACATGCCTCAACAAATACAAGGATGTTCACGAAGAAGCCTTCTTTTTAAATGAG AATACTGAGTGCTTAAAAATTATGATGAATCGTGCAAAAATCCATGATAACACTGGCGATGACGCTTGA
- the LOC133843630 gene encoding ATPase inhibitor A, mitochondrial → MFTLRRISQRLNPKQIEQLRMSHVGELGSGAGKGGGGGGSIREAGGSFGKMEAAREEEFFYKQQKEQLKNLKTKTDTKPDANKK, encoded by the exons ATGTTTACATTGCGTCGCATTAGTCAACGTCTAAATCCAAAGCAAATTGA acAACTGAGAATGTCGCATGTCGGTGAACTGGGAAGTGGAGCAGGCaaaggcggtggcggtggtggatCCATTCGCGAAGCTGGCGGCTCTTTCGGCAAAATGGAAGCAGCACGCGAGGAAGAGTTCTTCTACAAGCAG CAAAAGGAGCAGCTAAAGAACCTCAAGACCAAGACAGACACCAAACCAGATGCCAACAAGAAATAA
- the LOC133843624 gene encoding 5-formyltetrahydrofolate cyclo-ligase, with the protein MAASIQNSLKVALRKRMKQLLSCITPEARQQQSQAVTAKVLQNEAFRQAQRVSIYLSTSDELDTTAIICEMFRLEKLVFVPSYQGSKMKMVRLRDMNEYENLPLTKWNIKQPDFKEAREDAMTNGHGIDLFIVPGVAFTRNGDRLGHGMGYYDKYLAQHADKYPHKKTIIMALALNEQIVGSEELPMDDHDVRLQFVVTENS; encoded by the exons ATGGCGGCCTCCATACAAAACAGTCTGAAAGTGGCGCTGAGGAAGCGCATGAAGCAGCTGCTCAGTTGCATAACGCCTGAAGCACGTCAGCAGCAATCCCAAGCGGTGACCGCAAAG GTGCTGCAGAATGAGGCATTCCGTCAGGCGCAACGTGTCAGCATTTATTTGAGCACTAGCGATGAGCTGGACACCACTGCCATCATCTGCGAGATGTTTCGCTTGGAGAAGCTGGTCTTTGTGCCTAGCTATCAGggcagcaaaatgaaaatggtcCGACTGCGTGACATGAACGAATATGAGAACTTGCCACTGACTAAGTGGAACATTAAGCAGCCAGACTTTAAGGAAGCACGTGAGGATGCCATGACAAATG GCCATGGCATTGATCTGTTCATTGTGCCCGGCGTGGCATTTACACGCAACGGCGATCGTCTGGGTCACGGTATGGGCTACTATGACAAATACTTGGCGCAGCATGCCGACAAGTATCCGCACAAGAAGACCATCATTATGGCGTTGGCACTCAACGAACAGATTGTTGGGAGTGAGGAGCTGCCCATGGATGATCATGATGTGcgtttgcaatttgttgttacagagaattcttaa